A genomic stretch from Schaalia odontolytica includes:
- a CDS encoding IclR family transcriptional regulator produces MEEQTSSGVGVLDKAALVLSALEAGPATLAQLVSSTGLARPTAHRLAVALEYHRMVARDMQGRFILGPRLQELSSAAGEDRLLQASMPVLQALRDHTKESSQLFRRQGDYRVCVAASEREMGLRDSIPVGATLSMSAGSAAQVLLAWEEPDRLHRGLYGASFNATMLSEVRRRGWAQSVGEREPGVASVSAPVRGPSGRVLAALSISGPIDRMGRQPGRQHGPSVMAAANRLTEFLSTVEEAADL; encoded by the coding sequence ATGGAAGAGCAAACATCCAGTGGCGTCGGCGTTCTCGACAAGGCTGCGCTGGTTCTCAGCGCGCTTGAAGCCGGACCCGCCACCCTCGCCCAACTCGTTTCCAGCACGGGGCTCGCTCGCCCCACCGCCCACCGACTGGCCGTCGCCCTTGAGTATCACCGCATGGTCGCCCGCGACATGCAGGGACGTTTCATTCTGGGGCCCCGACTGCAGGAACTTTCCTCGGCCGCCGGCGAAGATCGCCTGCTCCAGGCCTCCATGCCGGTCCTTCAGGCGCTGCGCGACCACACGAAGGAATCCTCCCAGCTCTTCCGCCGCCAGGGCGATTACCGCGTGTGCGTGGCCGCCTCCGAACGTGAAATGGGCCTGCGCGACTCGATCCCCGTGGGCGCAACGCTCTCCATGAGCGCAGGCTCTGCCGCCCAGGTCCTGCTCGCTTGGGAAGAGCCCGATCGCCTGCACCGCGGCCTGTACGGCGCCTCCTTCAACGCGACCATGCTCTCCGAGGTGCGTCGCCGCGGCTGGGCACAGTCCGTGGGCGAGCGCGAACCCGGCGTAGCCTCGGTCTCCGCTCCCGTGCGTGGCCCCTCGGGCCGCGTCCTGGCAGCCCTGTCCATCTCCGGACCCATCGATCGCATGGGCCGCCAGCCCGGACGCCAGCACGGCCCCTCCGTGATGGCAGCTGCCAACAGGCTCACCGAGTTTCTCTCCACCGTTGAGGAAGCGGCGGACCTGTAA
- a CDS encoding purine-cytosine permease family protein: MAGLDVIPESDRKGKPSDLFMPWFAANISVLGISWGSWVLGFGLSLAQAVVVSVVGVALSFLVCGLIALAGKRGSAPTLVLSRAAFGFNGNRISAAISWILTVGWETFLAIIAVQATATVMGALGFTNHVVAQVIALILVVVLAAGSGILGFEAIMKVQTWITWATAALTIVYLVLVAPTIDFAVLSSRPSAPLTAVLGAGCMLLVGFGFGWINAAADYSRYLPRAASTRGVVGWTTVGAALPTVILVFFGILLVGSADESLSEAIGADPIGALTTLLPTWFLVPFAVVAILGLIGGIVMDIYSSGLSLLATGVPVSRPVATAIDGTIMTVGTIVVVFFADSFLTPFTAFLTTLGVVIAAWGGVMLADIALRRKDYDEPSLFTPSGRYGSVNWGAVASLIVGSLVGWGLVVNASASWLSWQGYLLGPLGGREGDWAGANIGILLAMVVGFIGYWATSAGRVRAQEKLPSRTYAEGVEGGLQ, encoded by the coding sequence ATGGCCGGTCTGGACGTCATTCCCGAATCCGATCGCAAGGGAAAACCCTCTGACTTGTTCATGCCGTGGTTCGCGGCGAACATCTCGGTTCTGGGTATCTCCTGGGGTTCGTGGGTCCTTGGATTCGGCCTCTCCCTCGCGCAGGCGGTCGTCGTGTCCGTCGTCGGCGTGGCCCTGTCCTTCCTGGTCTGCGGCCTCATCGCGCTCGCCGGTAAGCGCGGCTCCGCCCCGACGCTGGTCCTGTCTCGCGCGGCCTTCGGCTTCAACGGCAACCGTATCTCGGCGGCGATCTCGTGGATCCTCACGGTGGGCTGGGAGACCTTCCTGGCGATCATCGCCGTCCAGGCCACGGCCACCGTCATGGGTGCGCTCGGCTTCACGAACCACGTCGTCGCGCAGGTCATTGCGCTGATCCTCGTCGTCGTCCTGGCGGCGGGATCGGGCATCCTCGGTTTCGAGGCGATCATGAAGGTCCAGACGTGGATCACGTGGGCCACCGCAGCTCTGACAATTGTTTACCTGGTGCTCGTCGCTCCTACGATCGACTTCGCGGTCCTCTCCTCGCGTCCCTCGGCCCCCCTGACCGCTGTCCTCGGCGCGGGCTGCATGCTCCTCGTGGGCTTCGGCTTCGGTTGGATTAACGCGGCCGCCGACTACTCGCGATACCTGCCGCGCGCCGCTTCGACGCGGGGCGTGGTCGGGTGGACGACAGTGGGTGCGGCGCTGCCCACGGTTATCCTCGTCTTCTTCGGCATCCTCCTGGTCGGGTCGGCCGACGAGTCCCTCTCCGAGGCGATCGGGGCCGACCCAATCGGCGCGCTCACCACGCTGCTGCCCACCTGGTTCCTCGTGCCCTTCGCCGTCGTCGCGATTCTGGGGCTCATCGGTGGCATCGTCATGGACATCTATTCCTCGGGCCTGTCGCTGCTGGCCACCGGCGTGCCAGTCTCGCGCCCGGTCGCCACCGCCATTGATGGCACGATCATGACGGTCGGAACGATCGTCGTCGTGTTCTTCGCGGATTCCTTCCTCACCCCATTCACCGCGTTCCTGACGACCCTGGGGGTCGTCATTGCAGCGTGGGGCGGCGTCATGCTGGCGGACATCGCGCTGCGCCGAAAGGACTACGACGAACCCTCGCTCTTCACCCCCTCTGGTCGCTACGGCTCGGTCAACTGGGGCGCCGTCGCCTCCCTGATCGTCGGCTCACTGGTGGGCTGGGGCCTCGTCGTTAACGCCAGTGCCTCCTGGCTGTCCTGGCAGGGCTACCTCCTCGGACCCCTGGGTGGTCGCGAGGGCGACTGGGCGGGTGCAAACATCGGCATCCTCCTGGCGATGGTGGTCGGTTTCATCGGCTACTGGGCAACTAGCGCGGGCCGCGTGCGTGCGCAGGAGAAGCTGCCTTCGCGCACCTACGCCGAGGGCGTGGAAGGCGGCCTGCAGTGA
- a CDS encoding fumarylacetoacetate hydrolase family protein, which yields MRIARFSDGTNPVYGALEEGSTRIVGLKGDPLFSPVEPSGQIYELDEVRLLSPVIPRSKVVGIGDNYSDAPIPADERLEPPIFIKANTSVVGPDDPIAIPAWSNKVAFEGELAIVIKSLAKDVSVEDAPQMILGYTIANDATARDAMTGGPWSRGKSFDSACPLGPWITVDPSLDVTNLAIRSYLNGEIAQDSSTAHMIWNPFELVSYVSQQMTLLPGDVIATGAPAGAQIVHAGDRVEIEIEGIGRLTNPVVRA from the coding sequence ATGAGAATCGCACGCTTTTCCGATGGAACGAATCCGGTGTACGGTGCCCTTGAGGAGGGGTCGACGAGGATCGTGGGGCTCAAGGGTGACCCGCTGTTTTCGCCCGTGGAGCCCTCCGGCCAGATCTACGAGCTGGACGAGGTGCGCCTGCTCTCCCCGGTGATTCCGCGCTCGAAGGTCGTGGGCATCGGCGATAACTACTCGGACGCCCCGATTCCTGCGGACGAGCGCCTGGAGCCGCCGATCTTCATCAAAGCCAACACCTCAGTCGTGGGGCCCGATGACCCGATCGCGATCCCCGCGTGGTCGAACAAGGTGGCCTTCGAGGGAGAGCTAGCGATCGTCATCAAGTCCCTGGCCAAGGACGTGAGCGTCGAAGATGCGCCGCAGATGATTCTTGGCTACACGATCGCCAACGATGCGACCGCCCGCGATGCGATGACGGGCGGCCCCTGGTCGCGCGGCAAGTCCTTTGACTCGGCGTGCCCGCTGGGCCCGTGGATTACGGTCGATCCTTCTCTTGACGTCACCAACCTGGCGATCCGCTCCTACCTGAACGGCGAGATCGCTCAGGATAGCTCGACCGCGCACATGATCTGGAATCCCTTCGAGCTGGTTTCCTACGTGTCTCAGCAGATGACGCTGCTGCCCGGCGACGTGATTGCCACGGGTGCGCCCGCTGGTGCGCAGATCGTTCACGCTGGTGATCGCGTGGAGATCGAGATCGAGGGGATCGGACGCCTAACGAATCCTGTCGTGCGAGCCTAA
- a CDS encoding purine-nucleoside phosphorylase has protein sequence MSVDPRFTGALLDDEAVAGARVLTELVGRPDALVVLGSGLADALDEAWGAPAATVPLGAIPGVLAPVADGHGGELRSYERDGGAVLVATGRTHLYEGLGPRPVTAVARAAVAAGISRAVLTNANGCLKPWNLGDVMAITDHVNLSGASPFDGPLFLDVSALWDPEMTEALRGVCQREGVYAMVRGPEYQTRAETRILAGLGVDCVGMSTVMEAICLHALGVRVAGMSVVSDLSFADAPTDPTAVVEAASAARTTVVAGIEAALGA, from the coding sequence GTGAGTGTCGATCCGCGTTTTACGGGCGCTCTCTTAGACGACGAGGCCGTGGCGGGCGCCAGGGTCCTCACCGAGCTTGTGGGGCGCCCGGACGCGCTCGTCGTGCTCGGCTCGGGCCTGGCCGACGCCCTCGACGAGGCCTGGGGCGCGCCCGCGGCCACCGTGCCCCTGGGAGCTATCCCCGGCGTCCTTGCTCCGGTGGCGGATGGGCACGGAGGCGAGTTGCGTTCCTACGAGCGAGATGGGGGAGCGGTCCTCGTGGCCACGGGCCGCACCCACCTGTATGAGGGGTTGGGCCCTCGTCCGGTCACCGCCGTGGCCCGCGCCGCCGTGGCCGCGGGGATTAGTCGTGCGGTTCTTACGAACGCGAACGGCTGTCTAAAGCCCTGGAACCTGGGTGATGTCATGGCGATCACCGACCATGTGAACCTCAGCGGCGCTTCGCCCTTCGACGGTCCGCTGTTCCTGGACGTGTCGGCTCTCTGGGATCCTGAGATGACGGAGGCTCTGCGCGGAGTCTGCCAGCGCGAAGGCGTCTACGCGATGGTGCGCGGCCCCGAGTATCAGACGAGGGCCGAGACCCGGATACTGGCCGGCCTGGGGGTGGACTGCGTGGGCATGTCGACCGTCATGGAGGCCATCTGCCTGCACGCGCTGGGCGTGCGCGTCGCTGGAATGTCGGTCGTCTCCGACCTATCCTTCGCCGACGCCCCGACGGACCCGACCGCCGTCGTCGAGGCGGCGTCCGCAGCCCGTACAACCGTCGTCGCGGGCATCGAGGCGGCCCTGGGCGCCTGA
- the gltX gene encoding glutamate--tRNA ligase: MSETTATGADVRVRFCPSPTGTPHVGMVRTCLFNWAYARHTGGTFVFRIEDTDAARDSQESFDQIIESLQWLGLDWDEGVGKGGPHGPYRQSERMDIYRDVAARLLEAGYAYESYSTPEEIEERHRARGEDPKLGYDGFDRDLTQEQVAAFRAEGRQPVLRLRMPDEDITFTDLIRGEITFKAGSVPDYVIVRANGHPLYTLVNPIDDALMEITHVLRGEDLLSSTPRQIVLYRALEVIGVAKFMPRFGHLPYVMGEGNKKLSKRDPESNLLLHKAAGMIPEGLNNYLALLGWSIAADRDIFSMEEMAQAFDISDVNPNPARFDQKKAVAINAEQIRLLDGEDFRDRLVPFLHRDEVVSAGSFEALTDREREILTEAAPLIQTRIQLLGEATGMLGFLFVSDDALEMDEKAVSKLKDNAVEVLDAAIETVEGLGEFTTAALEESLRARIVDEMGVKPRLAFGPLRVAVTGRQVSPPLFESMEILGRDSSLTRLRALRASLA; this comes from the coding sequence ATGAGTGAAACAACTGCCACCGGTGCCGACGTTCGCGTCCGCTTCTGTCCCTCGCCCACAGGAACCCCTCACGTCGGCATGGTCCGCACGTGCCTGTTCAACTGGGCCTACGCCCGCCACACGGGAGGAACCTTTGTCTTCCGCATCGAAGACACGGATGCTGCCCGCGACTCCCAGGAGTCCTTCGATCAGATCATCGAGTCCCTGCAGTGGCTGGGCCTCGACTGGGACGAGGGCGTCGGCAAGGGCGGACCGCATGGCCCCTACCGGCAGAGCGAGCGCATGGACATCTACCGTGACGTGGCCGCACGCCTGCTCGAGGCCGGCTACGCCTACGAGTCCTACTCGACCCCGGAGGAGATCGAGGAGCGTCACCGCGCCAGGGGTGAGGACCCCAAGCTTGGTTACGACGGCTTCGACCGCGACCTGACGCAGGAGCAGGTTGCAGCCTTCCGCGCCGAGGGACGCCAGCCTGTCCTGCGCCTGCGCATGCCCGACGAGGACATCACGTTCACGGACCTGATCCGCGGCGAGATTACCTTCAAGGCCGGATCGGTTCCGGACTACGTCATCGTGCGCGCCAACGGTCACCCTCTCTACACGCTGGTCAACCCGATCGACGACGCGCTCATGGAGATCACTCACGTGTTGCGCGGCGAGGATCTGCTCTCCTCGACGCCCCGCCAGATCGTCCTGTACCGCGCGCTCGAGGTCATCGGCGTCGCCAAGTTCATGCCGCGCTTCGGTCACCTGCCCTACGTCATGGGCGAGGGCAACAAGAAGCTGTCCAAGCGCGACCCGGAGTCGAACCTGCTGCTGCACAAGGCCGCAGGTATGATCCCCGAGGGCCTCAACAACTACCTGGCCCTCCTGGGCTGGTCGATCGCCGCGGACCGCGACATCTTCTCCATGGAGGAAATGGCCCAGGCCTTCGACATCTCGGACGTGAACCCGAACCCGGCGCGCTTCGACCAGAAGAAGGCCGTCGCGATTAATGCCGAGCAGATTCGTCTTCTGGACGGCGAGGACTTCCGGGATCGTCTGGTGCCTTTCCTGCATCGCGACGAGGTGGTGTCGGCCGGCTCCTTCGAGGCGCTGACTGATCGCGAGCGCGAGATCCTCACCGAGGCCGCCCCGCTTATCCAGACCCGCATCCAGCTGCTCGGCGAAGCCACGGGCATGCTTGGCTTCCTCTTCGTCTCCGACGACGCCCTGGAGATGGATGAGAAGGCCGTCTCCAAGCTCAAGGACAACGCCGTTGAAGTCCTGGATGCCGCCATCGAGACCGTTGAGGGCCTCGGCGAGTTTACGACCGCGGCCCTCGAAGAATCTCTGCGCGCCCGCATCGTCGATGAGATGGGGGTCAAGCCCCGCTTGGCCTTCGGCCCGCTGCGCGTGGCCGTGACCGGACGCCAGGTCTCCCCGCCGCTGTTCGAGTCGATGGAGATCCTGGGTCGTGATTCCTCGCTGACCCGCCTGCGCGCCCTGCGCGCCTCCCTGGCCTGA
- a CDS encoding MalY/PatB family protein, whose amino-acid sequence MSVRLFSDSHLYRTGSLKWTGITTASGEPTIGAWVAEMDFGTAPEVADAMKGAIDDGLLGYQPTWLEPRIAGATAEFQKRRFGWEVDASQVRLVAAVLPALEATIRHLVRPGAPIVVPTPAYMPFLTIPGKFDHPVIEVPSLRGTRAGGHGWALDLEGIRAGLEAGAGLVILCNPWNPLGRVLREDELRALHDVVCGYDALVFSDEIHSSLVLDEQVPFISYAALGPSFAAHTVTATAASKGWNIAGLPSAQVILPDEALRERWDVFAADVRHDANVIGTVGAIAAYERGDAWQREVKELIRANVDLVERALAPTPIDFARPEGTYLTWWGFEGVDLGPLSPAATLRERAHIAANEGITLGAHYASWARINLACAPDVASRIVERVLGLL is encoded by the coding sequence GTGTCCGTTCGTCTCTTTTCCGATTCTCATCTCTACCGCACCGGCTCCCTGAAGTGGACCGGCATCACGACCGCAAGCGGCGAGCCGACGATCGGCGCGTGGGTCGCCGAGATGGACTTCGGCACCGCCCCGGAGGTTGCCGACGCGATGAAGGGAGCAATCGACGACGGCCTACTCGGATACCAGCCGACATGGCTGGAGCCGCGCATCGCGGGTGCGACCGCCGAGTTCCAGAAGCGTCGCTTCGGCTGGGAGGTGGACGCCTCCCAGGTGCGCCTCGTGGCCGCGGTACTTCCAGCTCTCGAGGCGACCATCCGCCACCTGGTGCGCCCGGGCGCCCCGATTGTCGTCCCCACCCCCGCCTACATGCCCTTCCTGACCATCCCGGGGAAGTTCGATCATCCCGTCATAGAGGTGCCCTCACTGCGCGGCACGCGCGCCGGCGGGCACGGCTGGGCTCTCGACCTGGAGGGCATCCGCGCCGGGCTCGAGGCCGGGGCCGGCCTCGTCATCCTGTGCAACCCGTGGAACCCCCTCGGCCGAGTCCTACGCGAGGACGAGCTGCGCGCCCTGCACGACGTGGTCTGCGGCTACGACGCCCTCGTATTCTCCGACGAAATCCACTCCTCCCTGGTGCTTGACGAGCAGGTGCCTTTCATCTCCTACGCTGCCCTGGGACCTTCCTTTGCCGCGCACACCGTCACAGCGACCGCCGCGTCGAAGGGTTGGAACATCGCCGGTCTGCCCTCCGCGCAGGTGATCCTGCCCGACGAGGCACTGCGCGAACGCTGGGACGTGTTTGCTGCGGACGTTCGCCACGACGCCAACGTGATCGGAACGGTGGGCGCGATCGCCGCCTACGAGCGCGGCGACGCGTGGCAGCGCGAGGTGAAGGAGCTGATTCGTGCGAACGTCGACCTCGTCGAGCGCGCTCTCGCGCCCACTCCGATCGACTTCGCGCGTCCCGAAGGTACGTACCTCACCTGGTGGGGTTTCGAGGGCGTCGACCTGGGGCCTCTCTCCCCCGCCGCGACGCTGCGTGAACGCGCGCACATTGCCGCCAACGAGGGCATCACCCTGGGCGCACACTACGCGTCGTGGGCGCGCATCAACCTGGCGTGCGCCCCGGACGTGGCCTCGCGGATCGTGGAGCGGGTGCTCGGCCTGCTCTGA
- the pulA gene encoding pullulanase-type alpha-1,6-glucosidase has protein sequence MTCRLNRTTLRRTLGVGAAIALMGGVVPAAWAVPETHSLREGNDANVADAGTTGVGDDVLVTIPGNHNKAMGCDADWAPGCEKAALTRDATGVYSATFTLPAGDYEYKVAEGGSWDVAFGVGGAAGGANIAYTLKETTQVTFYYNQMTHRVWNTATDQMVTLPGSLQKALGCADNWKPECLAPLMEPVGGGTYTYATSALPEGSYEVKVAIGGSWNENYGQDGAAGGANYQFATKANKLVTFTYDSATHKLDIAASDAPVAGSSEQRAYWVSANVLAWPASLLPQGVTRSQVLDGSAQLSYELVTSPEGGAGLSDGGITGATTKALTVAGDLPAEVTTAHPNLNGYIALKAPLDEAGAREALTGQIAVAQKSGDTVNAFTGVQIAPVLDSLYAAKAAQASYGVHWNEAGNPTFALWAPTAKNVTLLTWNTSTPRGSDAEVNGEALRTDAKRGEDGRWSVDNAGGDIHEGAQYLWEVSVYVPETGRVEKNLVTDPYSVGLTADSTRSVAVNMDNPSIAPTVWKESKAPVIEDDAQRAIYELHVRDFSAVDNSVPEDMRGTYMAFTQFESNGMRHLDELARSGMNTVHLLPTFDIATIPEKRANQKQPVIPEEAGPADEAQQAAVAAVADQDAYNWGYDPLHWMAPEGSYATSSHQNGGSRVREFRSMVGGLHAIGLQVVLDQVYNHTPAAGQSAQSVLDRVVPGYYQRLNASGGVETSTCCSNVATENVMSERLMIDSMIHWAKYYHVDGFRFDLMGHHPAEQMKRAKAALSSLTLDKDGVDGSRLYIYGEGWNFGEVANNALFTQATQGQLDGTGIGAFNDRLRDAVHGGGPFDEDHRVLQGFGSGAFSDLNGLDTRSEADRRADYLHRVDLVKLGLAGNLKDYTLTTYDGQTVTGAKLDYNGQGAGFASAPAENVNYVDAHDNETLFDLITYKMPADAPMDNRVRMSLISQASVALSQSPSFWASGTEMLRSKSLDRDSFNSGDHFNAIDWTMRDNGFGRGLPVKSKNGSAWNHMRPLLENPDLKPSPAQIDTSSEIAMDFLRVRSSSRLFTLGSADLIRSKVSFPNSGAGAVDGTIVMLINDEAGAGHDVDAKLDGALVVFNATGESVTTAVEGLAGRVFTLHGAQANGSDSVVKGASFDAKTGSVTVPARTVAVFTQAAGDRVDPNAAPDPDTAQWVASGDGRWWLRYADGSYPSNERVVRGGVTYSFDANGWMKSGWQVEDGAWRYYAPSGAMATGWTAVGGTWYYLDPDSGAMATGWLQDGSTWYYLNANGSMASGWVNHGGGWYYLNGNGSMVTGWASVGGSWYYLTESGQMAIGWVKDGNSWYFCHPSGVMATGRVVIGGAAYTFDASGRWVS, from the coding sequence GTGACATGCCGACTCAATAGGACAACGCTGCGCCGAACGCTGGGCGTTGGTGCTGCTATCGCGCTGATGGGGGGTGTTGTCCCAGCTGCGTGGGCCGTGCCCGAGACGCACTCGTTACGCGAGGGTAACGACGCGAACGTAGCTGACGCAGGAACCACCGGAGTTGGCGATGACGTGCTGGTGACAATCCCCGGTAACCACAACAAGGCAATGGGGTGCGACGCTGACTGGGCGCCCGGCTGCGAGAAGGCTGCGCTAACGCGCGACGCGACGGGCGTGTATTCAGCGACGTTTACCCTGCCCGCAGGTGACTACGAGTACAAGGTCGCCGAAGGCGGCTCGTGGGACGTCGCGTTCGGCGTCGGGGGAGCGGCCGGTGGGGCCAACATCGCCTACACCCTGAAGGAAACGACCCAGGTGACCTTCTACTACAACCAGATGACGCACCGCGTGTGGAACACCGCCACCGACCAGATGGTGACGCTGCCCGGCTCCCTCCAGAAGGCACTGGGCTGCGCGGACAACTGGAAGCCCGAATGCCTGGCACCCCTCATGGAACCCGTGGGAGGCGGCACCTACACCTATGCGACGAGCGCCCTGCCGGAAGGCTCCTACGAGGTCAAGGTTGCCATCGGTGGATCCTGGAACGAGAATTACGGGCAAGATGGTGCCGCAGGTGGCGCCAACTACCAGTTTGCAACGAAAGCGAACAAGCTCGTGACCTTCACCTACGATTCTGCGACGCACAAGCTCGACATCGCGGCCTCCGACGCTCCAGTCGCGGGTTCGAGCGAGCAGCGCGCCTACTGGGTGAGTGCGAACGTCCTCGCCTGGCCGGCGTCCCTGCTGCCGCAGGGCGTCACTCGTTCGCAGGTGCTCGATGGATCCGCGCAGCTGTCCTACGAGCTGGTGACCTCCCCCGAGGGCGGCGCGGGTCTGTCGGACGGTGGCATCACCGGTGCGACCACGAAAGCCCTGACCGTCGCGGGCGACCTGCCCGCTGAGGTGACGACGGCTCACCCCAACCTCAACGGATACATCGCCCTGAAGGCACCCCTCGACGAGGCCGGTGCCCGCGAGGCCCTCACCGGCCAGATCGCGGTGGCACAGAAGTCGGGCGACACCGTCAATGCCTTCACCGGCGTGCAGATCGCTCCCGTCCTCGACTCCCTCTACGCGGCCAAGGCAGCCCAGGCCTCGTACGGCGTTCACTGGAACGAGGCGGGCAACCCGACCTTCGCGCTGTGGGCACCCACGGCAAAGAATGTCACCTTGCTGACCTGGAACACCTCAACTCCGCGAGGCTCCGACGCGGAGGTGAACGGCGAGGCCCTGCGCACAGACGCCAAGCGTGGTGAGGATGGCCGCTGGAGCGTGGACAACGCCGGTGGAGACATCCATGAGGGGGCCCAGTACCTGTGGGAGGTGAGCGTCTACGTTCCTGAAACGGGCCGCGTGGAAAAGAACCTTGTGACCGACCCCTACTCGGTGGGCCTGACAGCCGATTCGACACGTTCCGTGGCCGTGAACATGGATAACCCGTCGATCGCTCCCACCGTGTGGAAGGAATCCAAGGCCCCCGTCATCGAGGATGATGCCCAACGAGCGATTTACGAGCTGCACGTGCGTGACTTCTCGGCAGTGGACAATTCGGTGCCCGAAGACATGCGCGGCACCTACATGGCGTTCACGCAGTTCGAGTCCAACGGCATGCGCCACCTTGACGAGCTGGCCCGTTCCGGCATGAATACGGTTCACCTGTTGCCGACCTTCGACATTGCGACCATTCCTGAGAAACGAGCCAACCAGAAGCAGCCGGTGATCCCCGAGGAGGCCGGCCCCGCCGACGAGGCGCAGCAGGCCGCCGTGGCCGCAGTGGCCGATCAGGACGCCTACAACTGGGGCTACGACCCGCTGCACTGGATGGCCCCCGAGGGGTCCTACGCGACCTCGTCCCACCAGAACGGCGGTTCGCGTGTTCGTGAGTTCCGCTCCATGGTGGGCGGGCTGCACGCGATCGGCCTGCAGGTCGTCCTCGACCAGGTCTACAACCACACGCCCGCGGCCGGCCAGTCCGCACAGTCCGTGCTCGACCGTGTCGTCCCGGGCTACTACCAGCGCCTCAATGCCTCCGGCGGCGTGGAGACCTCGACCTGCTGCTCGAATGTCGCGACCGAAAACGTGATGAGCGAGCGCCTCATGATCGACTCGATGATCCACTGGGCGAAGTACTACCACGTTGACGGCTTCCGATTTGACCTGATGGGCCACCACCCGGCTGAACAGATGAAGCGCGCCAAGGCCGCCCTGTCGTCCCTGACGCTGGACAAGGATGGCGTGGACGGCTCGCGCCTGTACATCTATGGCGAGGGCTGGAACTTCGGCGAGGTCGCGAACAACGCCCTGTTCACCCAGGCCACCCAGGGGCAGCTGGATGGTACCGGTATCGGCGCGTTCAATGACCGCTTGCGCGACGCCGTGCACGGCGGCGGCCCCTTCGATGAGGATCATCGCGTGCTGCAGGGCTTCGGCTCGGGCGCGTTCTCGGACCTCAACGGACTGGATACTCGCTCCGAGGCGGATCGCCGCGCCGACTACCTGCACCGAGTTGACCTCGTGAAGCTTGGCCTGGCAGGCAACCTCAAGGACTACACGTTGACAACCTACGACGGTCAGACCGTGACGGGTGCGAAGCTGGACTACAACGGCCAGGGTGCCGGATTTGCTTCCGCGCCCGCGGAGAACGTCAACTACGTGGACGCCCATGACAACGAGACGCTCTTCGACCTGATCACCTACAAGATGCCCGCGGATGCTCCCATGGACAATCGCGTGCGTATGTCGCTGATCAGCCAGGCATCCGTGGCGCTGTCGCAGTCGCCGTCCTTCTGGGCCTCGGGCACGGAGATGCTGCGCTCGAAGTCACTGGACCGCGATTCCTTCAACTCCGGTGATCATTTCAATGCGATCGACTGGACGATGCGCGACAACGGCTTTGGCCGTGGCCTGCCGGTCAAGTCGAAGAATGGTTCCGCCTGGAACCACATGCGCCCGCTCCTGGAGAACCCCGATCTGAAGCCGAGCCCGGCGCAGATTGATACCTCCTCGGAGATCGCGATGGACTTCCTGCGCGTGCGCTCATCCTCGCGCCTGTTCACCCTGGGCAGCGCGGACCTGATCCGGTCGAAGGTCTCCTTCCCGAACTCGGGTGCCGGTGCCGTGGATGGCACGATCGTCATGCTCATCAATGACGAGGCCGGGGCGGGGCACGACGTTGACGCGAAGCTCGACGGTGCTCTCGTGGTCTTCAATGCGACGGGGGAGTCTGTTACGACCGCGGTCGAGGGGCTGGCGGGCCGGGTCTTCACGCTGCACGGGGCCCAGGCCAACGGCTCTGACTCGGTCGTCAAGGGTGCCTCTTTCGATGCGAAGACGGGGTCTGTCACGGTTCCGGCTCGCACGGTTGCGGTCTTCACGCAGGCGGCGGGGGATCGCGTCGACCCCAACGCCGCGCCGGATCCGGATACCGCCCAGTGGGTCGCTTCGGGTGATGGCCGTTGGTGGCTGCGTTACGCGGATGGTTCGTATCCCTCCAACGAGCGCGTTGTCCGTGGCGGCGTGACCTACTCCTTTGACGCGAACGGCTGGATGAAGTCCGGCTGGCAGGTCGAGGATGGCGCGTGGCGCTACTACGCGCCGTCCGGCGCGATGGCAACCGGCTGGACCGCTGTGGGCGGCACCTGGTACTACCTGGATCCCGACAGCGGGGCCATGGCAACCGGCTGGCTGCAGGATGGTTCGACCTGGTACTACCTGAACGCTAATGGCTCGATGGCCAGCGGTTGGGTGAACCACGGCGGCGGCTGGTACTACCTCAACGGCAACGGCTCGATGGTCACTGGCTGGGCGTCGGTCGGCGGCTCTTGGTATTACCTGACGGAATCCGGCCAGATGGCAATCGGATGGGTGAAGGACGGTAATAGCTGGTACTTCTGCCATCCGTCGGGCGTCATGGCGACCGGTCGCGTCGTTATCGGCGGCGCCGCCTACACCTTCGATGCTTCGGGCCGCTGGGTCTCCTAG